One part of the Microbacterium aurugineum genome encodes these proteins:
- a CDS encoding peptidase, with translation MNIVIDWLAFLQVFLAALIGAAAIVTFYALGLRLLVRSGRAPVVSPAEFTDAITVITEKELRRAEKQAAKAAKKSPLTEGQKTTALIGAYACFALCAAAVVAGILMLVIGH, from the coding sequence ATGAACATCGTGATCGACTGGCTCGCGTTCCTCCAGGTGTTCCTGGCGGCGCTGATCGGTGCGGCTGCGATCGTCACCTTCTACGCGCTCGGTCTCCGGCTGCTGGTGCGCAGCGGGCGTGCTCCGGTCGTGAGCCCCGCGGAGTTCACCGACGCGATCACCGTGATCACCGAGAAGGAGCTCCGTCGCGCCGAGAAGCAGGCGGCGAAGGCGGCGAAGAAGAGCCCACTCACCGAGGGGCAGAAGACGACGGCTCTCATCGGCGCCTATGCGTGCTTCGCGCTCTGCGCTGCGGCTGTCGTCGCCGGCATCCTCATGCTCGTCATCGGACACTGA
- a CDS encoding inorganic phosphate transporter, with protein METAALIVVLVIALALFFDFTNGFHDTANAMATPIATGALKPKTAVLLAAVLNLIGAFLSTEVSKTISGGIIREDAILSAGADLFLSLIFAGLIGAITWNMLTWLLGLPSSSSHALFGGLIGATIVGAGVGGIDFGMVLSKIVLPALIAPVTAGLIAFAATKIAYSITRRYDGKPDGRDGFRWGQIFTSSLVALAHGTNDAQKTMGVITLAMITIGWQSGAHHEPELWVIVACAFTIALGTYLGGWRIIRTLGKGLTDVKPAQGFAAESSTAATILASSALGFALSTTQVASGSVIGSGLGRRGSTVRWRTAGRIGVGWILTLPAAGGVGALAALLVVWLGNWGVAIDAVLALAIILGLFMRSRRNAVTPANAMSDVAESGRAVELPDTPPPTRRQQRIAEAKAEAKARAEARDKAKAQAKKDAADKAKKKAQAKSDGKAAKAGAVSKSADSTRKEESE; from the coding sequence GTGGAAACCGCAGCCCTCATCGTCGTGCTCGTCATCGCGCTGGCACTCTTCTTCGACTTCACCAACGGTTTTCACGACACCGCGAATGCTATGGCGACGCCGATCGCCACCGGCGCGCTGAAGCCCAAGACCGCCGTCCTCCTCGCCGCCGTCCTGAACCTCATCGGGGCGTTTCTGTCCACCGAGGTCTCGAAGACCATCTCCGGCGGCATCATCCGGGAGGACGCGATCCTCTCCGCGGGGGCTGACCTCTTCCTCTCGCTGATCTTCGCCGGCCTGATCGGCGCGATCACGTGGAACATGCTCACGTGGCTCCTCGGACTGCCCTCGAGCTCGTCCCATGCGCTCTTCGGCGGGCTCATCGGCGCGACGATCGTCGGCGCGGGCGTGGGGGGCATCGACTTCGGCATGGTGCTCTCGAAGATCGTGCTTCCGGCGCTGATCGCACCCGTCACCGCCGGCCTGATCGCTTTCGCCGCGACGAAGATCGCGTACTCGATCACCCGTCGCTACGACGGAAAGCCGGATGGCCGTGACGGGTTCCGGTGGGGGCAGATCTTCACGTCCTCCCTGGTCGCGCTCGCACACGGCACCAACGACGCGCAGAAGACCATGGGCGTCATCACTCTCGCGATGATCACGATCGGCTGGCAGTCGGGGGCGCATCACGAGCCCGAGCTCTGGGTGATCGTCGCGTGTGCCTTCACGATCGCACTCGGCACGTACCTGGGCGGTTGGCGCATCATCCGCACGCTCGGCAAGGGACTCACCGATGTGAAACCCGCGCAGGGATTCGCCGCCGAGAGCTCGACCGCGGCCACCATCCTCGCCTCCAGCGCCCTCGGCTTCGCGCTCTCCACGACGCAGGTCGCCTCGGGGTCCGTGATCGGCTCGGGACTCGGACGCCGCGGCTCCACGGTCCGCTGGCGGACCGCCGGTCGGATCGGCGTGGGCTGGATCCTCACACTGCCCGCAGCCGGCGGTGTCGGCGCGCTGGCCGCGCTCCTGGTGGTCTGGCTCGGCAACTGGGGCGTCGCGATCGACGCGGTCCTCGCACTCGCGATCATCCTCGGGCTCTTCATGCGCTCGCGCCGCAACGCCGTGACGCCCGCGAACGCCATGAGCGACGTCGCTGAGTCGGGACGCGCGGTCGAGCTCCCCGACACGCCACCGCCCACGCGACGCCAGCAGCGCATCGCCGAGGCGAAGGCGGAGGCGAAGGCTCGTGCGGAAGCGCGCGACAAGGCGAAGGCGCAGGCCAAGAAGGACGCGGCTGACAAGGCAAAGAAGAAGGCTCAGGCGAAGTCCGACGGCAAGGCGGCGAAGGCCGGGGCCGTGTCGAAGAGTGCGGATTCGACGCGGAAGGAGGAGTCCGAATGA
- a CDS encoding S9 family peptidase yields MTDAPLAARRSTLRTHHGDTFDDPYEWMRAKDSEEVIAHLEAENAYTDAQTAHLAALRTKLFEEIKARVQETDLSVPTRRGDWWYYSRTEEGAQYGIHCRAAADAGEWTPPVLEPGVPVPGEVVLLDGNIEAEGHEFFSLGAFDTSDDATKLLWSTDFEGDELYTVHVRDLTTGATLDDEIPNTGGAFFTPDGTGVLYTTRDDAWRPDTLWLHRLGTPVTDDVRLFHEPDEKFWLGAGITRSRRYLVIGVGSSITSEEYLVDLTGDLTAEPRLVWPRREGVEYSIDHAVVDGEDRLFILHNDGALDFELVSVAASDPQGERLPVVAHEAGRRLLGMDAFRDFATVEYRREGLERVGLLDYPTNTLDEIPFDEPLYSAGVSGNPEWHSPFLRLGYTSFVTPGTVYDLDLSNRDLILRKQVSVLGGYDPAEYGQRREWATAPDGVRVPISLVWKRSFGEPGTDARPLHLYGYGSYEHSIDPGFSVARLSELDRGVIFAVAHVRGGGEMGRQWYEDGKLLHKRNTFTDFVACAEHLVATGVTTPKRLVAEGGSAGGLLMGAVANLAPELFAGILAGVPFVDALTTILDPSLPLTVIEWDEWGDPLHGADVYDYMKSYSPYENVRDGVEYPRILAVTSLNDTRVLYVEPAKWVARLREAGASDVLLKCEMVAGHGGVSGRYNSWRERAFELAWLLDTLGLAED; encoded by the coding sequence GTGACTGACGCCCCGCTCGCTGCCCGCCGTTCCACCCTCCGCACTCATCATGGCGACACGTTCGATGACCCGTATGAGTGGATGCGGGCGAAGGACTCCGAGGAGGTCATCGCACACCTCGAGGCCGAGAACGCCTACACGGATGCGCAGACCGCCCACCTCGCCGCGCTTCGGACGAAACTGTTCGAGGAGATCAAGGCCCGTGTGCAGGAGACCGATCTCTCGGTACCCACCCGCCGAGGCGACTGGTGGTACTACAGCCGGACCGAGGAAGGAGCGCAGTACGGTATCCACTGCCGCGCTGCTGCCGACGCCGGCGAGTGGACTCCGCCCGTGCTCGAGCCGGGCGTCCCTGTTCCGGGTGAAGTGGTCCTCCTCGACGGGAACATCGAGGCCGAAGGGCATGAGTTCTTCTCGCTCGGCGCGTTCGACACCTCCGACGACGCCACGAAGCTGTTGTGGTCGACCGATTTCGAGGGCGACGAGCTCTACACGGTGCACGTGCGCGATCTGACGACCGGAGCGACTCTCGACGACGAGATCCCGAACACGGGCGGTGCCTTCTTCACGCCGGACGGCACCGGAGTCCTCTACACGACCCGGGACGACGCATGGCGGCCCGACACCCTGTGGCTGCATCGCCTGGGCACACCCGTCACGGACGACGTCCGGCTGTTCCACGAACCCGATGAGAAGTTCTGGCTCGGTGCGGGGATCACACGAAGTCGGCGGTACCTCGTGATCGGCGTCGGCTCCAGCATCACGAGCGAGGAGTACCTGGTCGATCTGACCGGCGATCTCACCGCCGAACCGCGACTGGTCTGGCCGCGCCGCGAAGGGGTGGAGTATTCGATCGATCATGCGGTGGTGGACGGCGAGGACCGGCTGTTCATCCTCCACAACGACGGCGCCCTGGACTTCGAGCTGGTCTCCGTCGCGGCCTCCGATCCCCAGGGTGAGCGGCTCCCGGTCGTCGCGCACGAGGCAGGACGACGCCTGCTCGGCATGGACGCATTCCGTGACTTCGCCACCGTCGAGTACCGACGCGAAGGACTCGAGCGCGTCGGTCTGCTCGACTACCCCACCAACACCCTCGACGAGATCCCCTTCGACGAACCGCTCTACTCCGCGGGCGTCAGCGGCAACCCGGAATGGCACTCGCCGTTCCTGCGCCTCGGATACACGTCGTTCGTCACCCCGGGGACGGTGTACGACCTCGATCTCTCGAATCGCGACCTGATCCTGCGCAAGCAGGTCTCCGTCCTGGGCGGCTATGACCCCGCGGAGTACGGCCAGCGGCGTGAATGGGCGACGGCCCCCGACGGCGTGCGTGTGCCCATCTCACTCGTGTGGAAGCGCTCGTTCGGCGAACCCGGCACGGACGCGCGGCCGCTGCACCTGTACGGATACGGATCGTACGAGCACTCGATCGACCCCGGCTTCTCGGTCGCCCGGTTGTCCGAACTCGACCGCGGCGTGATCTTCGCCGTCGCCCACGTGCGCGGTGGTGGGGAGATGGGCCGTCAGTGGTACGAGGACGGCAAGCTCCTGCACAAGCGCAACACCTTCACGGACTTCGTCGCCTGCGCCGAGCACCTGGTCGCGACGGGCGTGACGACGCCGAAGCGCCTGGTCGCCGAGGGCGGGAGCGCGGGTGGTCTGCTGATGGGAGCGGTCGCCAATCTCGCTCCCGAGCTCTTTGCAGGCATCCTCGCCGGTGTGCCGTTCGTGGACGCCCTGACGACGATCCTGGATCCGTCCCTGCCGCTCACCGTGATCGAGTGGGACGAGTGGGGCGACCCGTTGCACGGCGCGGACGTCTACGACTACATGAAGTCGTACTCGCCCTACGAGAACGTGAGAGACGGCGTCGAGTATCCGCGGATCCTCGCCGTGACCTCCCTCAACGACACGCGTGTCCTGTATGTGGAACCCGCGAAGTGGGTCGCACGTCTGCGAGAGGCCGGCGCCTCGGACGTCCTCCTCAAATGCGAGATGGTCGCGGGACACGGCGGCGTGAGCGGACGCTACAACTCCTGGAGGGAGCGGGCGTTCGAACTCGCCTGGCTGCTCGACACCCTCGGTCTCGCCGAAGACTGA
- a CDS encoding 6-phosphofructokinase, which produces MKIGILTSGGDCPGLNAVIRGIVLKGTTTYDLEFVGIRDGWRGLVDGDFMPLTRHEVKGLSKVGGTILGTSRTNPYEGERGGAENIAKTLYGHKIDGIVAIGGEGTLAAADRLAKDGIKVIGVPKTIDNDLQATDYSFGFDTAVNIATDAMDRLRTTGDSHQRCMVAEVMGRHVGWIALHAGMAAGAHVICIPEVPMSIDDITELVTSAHDRGRAPLVVVSEGFKLLGMEEAYSDKGLDAFNRPRLGGIGDMLAPEIERITGIETRATILGHIQRGGSPSAFDRVLATRLGLHAADALVDGAWGQMVAMQGTDIVRVPFADALGELNTVPRYRYDEAAALFG; this is translated from the coding sequence ATGAAGATCGGCATCCTGACGAGCGGCGGCGACTGCCCCGGCCTCAACGCGGTCATCCGCGGCATCGTGCTCAAGGGCACCACCACGTACGACCTGGAGTTCGTCGGCATCCGGGACGGGTGGCGTGGCCTCGTCGACGGCGACTTCATGCCGCTCACGCGCCACGAGGTGAAGGGGCTCTCGAAGGTCGGTGGGACCATCCTCGGCACCAGCCGCACGAACCCCTACGAGGGGGAGCGCGGAGGCGCCGAGAACATCGCGAAGACGCTGTACGGCCACAAGATCGACGGCATCGTGGCGATCGGCGGCGAGGGGACGCTCGCCGCTGCGGACCGTCTGGCGAAGGACGGGATCAAGGTCATCGGCGTCCCCAAGACGATCGACAACGACCTGCAGGCCACCGACTACTCCTTCGGTTTCGACACGGCGGTGAACATCGCGACCGACGCGATGGACCGCCTCCGCACGACCGGCGATTCCCACCAGCGCTGCATGGTCGCCGAGGTCATGGGCCGCCACGTCGGCTGGATCGCGCTGCACGCGGGCATGGCCGCCGGTGCGCACGTCATCTGCATCCCCGAGGTTCCGATGTCGATCGACGACATCACCGAGCTGGTGACCAGTGCCCACGATCGTGGTCGCGCACCTCTGGTGGTCGTCTCCGAGGGATTCAAGCTCCTCGGCATGGAAGAGGCCTACAGCGACAAGGGGCTCGACGCTTTCAACCGTCCCCGGCTCGGCGGCATCGGCGACATGCTCGCTCCGGAGATCGAGCGCATCACCGGCATCGAGACCCGGGCGACGATCCTCGGTCACATCCAGCGTGGTGGATCGCCGTCGGCGTTCGATCGGGTGCTCGCGACGCGACTCGGTCTGCATGCGGCGGATGCGCTCGTCGACGGCGCCTGGGGGCAGATGGTCGCCATGCAGGGTACCGACATCGTGCGGGTGCCCTTCGCCGATGCTCTCGGCGAGCTGAACACGGTGCCGCGCTACCGCTACGACGAGGCCGCTGCACTCTTCGGCTGA
- a CDS encoding DEAD/DEAH box helicase codes for MPTTATAATRRKKTSRRDDEAPLIPILARKVREIEAKSQRGKLGPTNRVKFQVIAFLVREERARVKADAEIGDPARAELLKRLDGVATILAKTAARDTSLIQLLEADQATSPVAKRMRRDWLLESGAELAPEDLIIADAAPVQVSVVPAAIAERQVTPPSVEARQLANPFLAPDLTPRAAATPRRRLDGWELMGPLYKAFETGAGGSAASMDLPPAPEFDHISPKGLEVMVHQSRFLEAVKAGHRSFLLADEPGLGKTAQSVLAASVAGAYPLLVVVPNVVKMNWAREVERWTPQRRATVIQGDGDDIDAFADVFIVNYEILDRHMSWLASIGLRGMVVDEAHFIKNLSSQRSQNVLSLAAQVRERTPGHDPLMLALTGTPLINDVEDFDAIWRFLGWTTGEKPGPELMEKLDATGFTPADKAFYPEARDAVISMGIVRRKKKDVAADLPDKLIADLPVQLDDEFGRGIRQAERELGERLAARYRRIIEARGDRGLVPGEIDEDIVRLVAQNELEESKAAGTGGDNVFTMVRRIGQAKAPLAADYAAQLQRSVGKVVFFAKHIDVMDQAEAHFAAAGIRAVSIRGDQSSTTRQQAIDDFNGDPSVGIAVCSLTAAGVGLNLQAASNVVLAELSWTAAEQTQAIDRVHRIGQDEPVTAWRIIAAHTIDTKIAELIDQKQGLAARALDGEAVEESAAEPVQLAALMHLLRQALGAA; via the coding sequence ATGCCGACCACGGCAACCGCCGCCACGCGGCGAAAGAAGACGTCCCGTCGTGACGACGAGGCACCCCTCATCCCGATCCTCGCGCGCAAGGTGCGTGAGATCGAGGCCAAGTCTCAGCGGGGGAAGCTCGGTCCGACGAACCGGGTGAAGTTCCAGGTGATCGCCTTCCTCGTGCGCGAAGAACGTGCGCGGGTGAAGGCCGACGCTGAGATCGGGGATCCCGCGCGCGCCGAGCTGCTCAAGCGGCTCGACGGTGTCGCCACGATCCTCGCGAAGACCGCTGCGCGCGACACGTCGCTCATCCAGTTGCTGGAAGCAGACCAGGCGACGTCGCCGGTGGCCAAGCGCATGCGTCGCGACTGGCTGCTCGAATCCGGTGCCGAGCTCGCTCCCGAAGACCTGATCATCGCCGATGCGGCCCCCGTGCAGGTCTCCGTCGTGCCCGCGGCGATCGCGGAGCGACAGGTCACCCCGCCCTCGGTGGAGGCACGTCAGCTGGCAAACCCGTTCCTCGCCCCCGACCTGACGCCGCGTGCGGCGGCGACCCCGCGTCGTCGTCTCGACGGCTGGGAGCTCATGGGCCCGCTGTACAAGGCCTTCGAGACGGGTGCGGGCGGATCCGCCGCATCGATGGATCTCCCGCCTGCGCCGGAGTTCGACCACATCTCGCCCAAGGGCCTCGAGGTCATGGTGCACCAGTCCCGATTCCTCGAGGCGGTCAAGGCGGGGCACCGCAGCTTCCTGCTCGCTGATGAGCCGGGCCTCGGCAAGACGGCGCAGTCGGTGCTCGCCGCGTCCGTCGCGGGTGCGTATCCGCTGCTCGTCGTCGTGCCCAACGTCGTGAAGATGAACTGGGCGCGCGAGGTCGAACGCTGGACTCCGCAGCGCCGTGCGACGGTGATCCAGGGAGACGGCGACGACATCGATGCGTTCGCCGACGTGTTCATCGTGAACTACGAGATCCTCGACCGGCACATGTCGTGGCTCGCCTCCATCGGTCTGCGCGGCATGGTCGTCGACGAGGCGCACTTCATCAAGAACCTGTCCTCGCAGCGGTCGCAGAACGTCCTGTCGCTGGCCGCACAGGTGCGCGAGCGCACCCCGGGGCACGATCCGCTCATGCTGGCCCTCACCGGAACCCCGCTGATCAACGACGTCGAGGACTTCGACGCGATCTGGCGTTTCCTGGGGTGGACGACCGGCGAGAAGCCGGGCCCCGAGCTCATGGAGAAGCTGGACGCGACCGGGTTCACTCCGGCCGACAAGGCGTTCTACCCCGAGGCACGGGACGCCGTCATCTCGATGGGCATCGTGCGCCGCAAGAAGAAGGACGTCGCCGCCGACCTCCCGGACAAGCTGATCGCCGACCTGCCCGTGCAGCTTGACGACGAGTTCGGACGCGGCATCCGTCAGGCCGAGCGCGAGCTGGGGGAGCGGCTCGCCGCACGCTACCGTCGCATCATCGAGGCGCGAGGCGATCGCGGACTGGTTCCCGGCGAGATCGACGAGGACATCGTGCGTCTCGTCGCTCAGAACGAACTCGAGGAGTCGAAGGCCGCCGGCACCGGGGGAGACAACGTCTTCACGATGGTCAGGCGCATCGGCCAGGCCAAGGCGCCCCTCGCAGCGGACTACGCGGCGCAGCTTCAGCGCTCGGTCGGCAAGGTGGTCTTCTTCGCCAAGCACATCGACGTGATGGATCAGGCGGAGGCGCACTTCGCCGCCGCGGGCATCCGGGCGGTGTCGATCCGGGGCGACCAGTCGTCGACCACGCGACAGCAGGCGATCGACGACTTCAACGGTGACCCCTCCGTGGGCATCGCGGTCTGCTCGCTCACTGCGGCCGGTGTCGGGCTCAACCTGCAAGCGGCCTCGAACGTCGTGCTCGCCGAGTTGTCCTGGACCGCCGCCGAGCAGACGCAGGCGATCGACCGCGTGCACCGCATCGGGCAGGACGAGCCGGTCACCGCCTGGCGAATCATCGCGGCGCACACGATCGACACCAAGATCGCGGAGCTGATCGACCAGAAGCAGGGCCTCGCGGCGCGGGCGCTCGACGGCGAGGCCGTGGAGGAGTCGGCCGCGGAGCCGGTGCAGCTGGCAGCACTCATGCACCTGCTGCGGCAGGCACTCGGTGCGGCGTAG
- a CDS encoding bifunctional riboflavin kinase/FAD synthetase, whose product MIVFRSPEEIPDGFGPSAVAIGKFDGVHAGHRAVIARLNEAAAARGSRAVVVTFDRNPLAILRPDRCPENVVTVERKLELLGEMGIDATLVLTFDEELAARSAHDFVTDILVGALEVSTVLVGEDFRFGNRGAGTPDLLRVLGPEHGFSVEVVDDVYLPGSARRVSSSWIRELLMEGDVATATTVLGRYPDVRGEVVHGLKRGRELGFPTANLSTIVDAFVPADGVYAGWLVDHDTGIRHPSAISVGTNPTFDDVLVRQVEAHVLGETGLDLYGHDVSVEFVERLRGMVAFEGIEKLMEQMAADVTDAARALDVAS is encoded by the coding sequence GTGATCGTGTTCCGCAGTCCGGAGGAGATCCCGGACGGCTTCGGACCGAGCGCGGTCGCCATCGGAAAGTTCGACGGCGTCCATGCCGGCCACCGAGCGGTGATCGCCCGGCTGAACGAAGCCGCTGCAGCCCGTGGCAGCCGCGCCGTCGTGGTCACGTTCGACCGCAACCCCCTGGCCATCCTTCGTCCGGACCGATGCCCGGAGAACGTCGTCACGGTCGAGCGCAAACTCGAACTGCTCGGCGAGATGGGCATCGACGCGACTCTGGTGCTCACCTTCGACGAGGAACTCGCCGCCCGCAGCGCTCATGACTTCGTCACCGACATCCTCGTCGGTGCGCTCGAAGTCTCCACGGTCCTCGTCGGCGAGGACTTCCGGTTCGGGAACAGGGGAGCGGGCACGCCGGACCTCCTGCGCGTGCTCGGGCCCGAGCACGGCTTCTCCGTCGAGGTCGTCGACGACGTGTACCTCCCCGGCTCCGCGCGGCGCGTGTCGTCGAGCTGGATCCGAGAGCTGCTGATGGAGGGCGATGTCGCGACGGCGACGACCGTGCTCGGCCGCTACCCGGATGTGCGGGGCGAGGTCGTCCACGGCCTCAAGCGCGGGCGAGAGCTGGGGTTCCCGACCGCGAACCTCTCCACGATCGTCGATGCTTTCGTCCCGGCCGACGGCGTGTACGCGGGATGGCTCGTGGATCATGACACCGGTATCCGGCACCCCTCCGCGATCTCCGTCGGGACCAACCCCACTTTCGATGATGTCCTCGTGCGCCAGGTGGAGGCGCACGTGCTCGGCGAGACCGGGCTGGATCTCTACGGACACGATGTCAGCGTCGAGTTCGTCGAGCGACTGCGCGGAATGGTCGCGTTCGAGGGGATCGAGAAGCTCATGGAGCAGATGGCCGCCGACGTCACCGATGCCGCCCGCGCGCTCGACGTGGCTTCCTGA
- the truB gene encoding tRNA pseudouridine(55) synthase TruB gives MVSPGILLVDKPAGLTSHDVVARTRRAFGTRKVGHAGTLDPMATGLLVIGIEGATRLLTYIVGADKTYTATIRLGQTTGTDDAEGEILTTAAAEAWDAVTDDAVAAGIAALTGEISQVPSAVSAIKVDGRRAYDRVRAGEEVVLAAREVVVSRFDLIASRPSDGALDLDVIVDCSSGTYIRSLARDLGDALGVGGHLTALRRTQVGPFDVSDAVDVDALEGASTLTAAQAARRILPVLDMTAEEARDLRHGKRLTGHAARLDGPIAAAIDEDGLLVGIVAKRGADLKSAMNMPEAVR, from the coding sequence ATGGTCTCGCCCGGCATCCTCCTCGTCGACAAGCCCGCTGGGCTGACCAGTCACGACGTCGTCGCGCGCACCCGTCGTGCGTTCGGAACGAGGAAGGTCGGTCACGCGGGAACGCTCGATCCGATGGCGACCGGGCTGCTGGTCATCGGGATCGAGGGAGCGACCAGGCTCCTGACCTACATCGTGGGCGCGGACAAGACCTACACGGCGACGATCCGACTGGGCCAGACCACGGGCACCGATGACGCGGAAGGCGAGATCCTCACGACCGCCGCTGCGGAGGCGTGGGACGCTGTGACGGACGATGCGGTCGCCGCGGGGATCGCTGCCCTCACCGGAGAGATCTCGCAAGTGCCCAGCGCCGTCTCCGCCATCAAGGTCGACGGGCGTCGAGCCTACGATCGCGTCCGTGCCGGGGAAGAGGTCGTCCTGGCAGCCCGAGAAGTCGTCGTCTCCCGGTTCGACCTCATCGCGAGCCGGCCGAGCGACGGAGCGCTCGATCTCGATGTGATCGTCGACTGCTCGTCCGGCACCTACATCCGCTCGCTCGCTCGCGACCTCGGGGACGCCCTCGGCGTCGGCGGGCACCTCACCGCGCTGCGGCGCACGCAGGTCGGCCCGTTCGATGTGAGCGACGCCGTGGATGTCGACGCGCTCGAGGGGGCGTCCACTCTCACCGCGGCGCAGGCGGCCCGACGCATTCTCCCGGTTCTGGACATGACGGCCGAGGAAGCGCGCGACCTGCGGCACGGCAAACGTCTCACCGGCCACGCCGCGCGCCTGGACGGACCGATCGCAGCCGCCATCGACGAGGACGGGCTCCTCGTCGGCATCGTCGCGAAGCGGGGAGCCGACCTGAAGAGTGCGATGAACATGCCGGAGGCCGTGCGATGA
- a CDS encoding HhH-GPD family protein has protein sequence MPDIVSRLSDWYRDAARDLPWRRAAFHDEFGAWGVLVSEFMLQQTPVSRVIPHLEAWLARWPTPEAMAAASTADVVQQWANLGYPRRALWLHRAAVEITERHDGIVPRDVDALLALSGIGDYTARAVAVFSYGDRHPVVDTNTRRVLARAIDGRAHPAPPSRRDLALMESLLPASVPESVVFNAAAMELGATVCTARAPRCEQCPLSASCAWLVAGRPDTGDDRRRQASYEGSDRQARGLVLRLLRQAAPDPVPLVAVLPDWPDSPQRDRAIDSLIADGLAEADGEALSLPR, from the coding sequence CTGCCCGACATCGTGTCGCGCCTGTCGGACTGGTATCGGGACGCAGCGCGTGACCTGCCGTGGCGCCGGGCCGCGTTTCATGACGAGTTCGGCGCCTGGGGCGTCCTCGTGAGCGAGTTCATGCTGCAGCAGACCCCCGTCTCGCGGGTCATCCCCCACCTGGAGGCGTGGCTGGCGCGGTGGCCGACCCCGGAGGCGATGGCCGCGGCATCCACGGCGGACGTCGTGCAACAGTGGGCGAACCTGGGCTATCCGCGACGGGCGCTCTGGCTGCACCGTGCCGCGGTGGAGATCACGGAGCGGCACGACGGCATCGTTCCCCGCGATGTCGACGCGCTCCTCGCGCTCTCCGGCATCGGCGACTACACCGCCCGAGCGGTCGCCGTGTTCTCCTACGGAGACCGGCACCCGGTGGTCGATACGAACACGCGTCGCGTTCTGGCGAGGGCGATCGACGGCCGCGCCCACCCCGCGCCGCCGTCTCGTCGTGACCTCGCACTGATGGAATCCCTGCTCCCGGCTTCGGTGCCCGAGTCCGTGGTCTTCAACGCCGCGGCGATGGAACTGGGCGCCACGGTCTGCACCGCTCGAGCTCCGCGCTGCGAGCAGTGTCCTCTCTCCGCGTCCTGCGCCTGGCTCGTCGCGGGCCGCCCCGACACCGGGGATGACCGACGACGCCAGGCATCGTACGAGGGATCGGACCGTCAGGCCCGCGGCCTCGTGCTGCGCCTTCTGCGGCAGGCGGCCCCCGACCCGGTGCCGCTGGTCGCCGTCCTGCCCGACTGGCCGGACTCGCCTCAGCGCGATCGCGCGATCGACTCGCTCATCGCCGACGGGCTCGCCGAGGCCGACGGCGAAGCCCTCTCGCTGCCTCGGTGA